The DNA region tgaagttgagttcccgattgatttggtacctggtactaggccgatatcgatggctccgtaccgtatgtctgctgttgagttaactgaattgaagagtcagttggaagatctgttggataagaaatttattcgtccgagtgtgtcaccgtggggtgcaccagtgttattggttaagaagaaagaaggtactatgaggttgtgtgtggactacaggcaactgaataaagtgacgatcaagaatcggtatcctttgccgaggattgatgatttgatggatcagttggttggtgcgagtgtgttcagcaagatagatttgagatctgggtatcatcagatacgtgtgaaaactgaggatattcagaagactgctttcaggacaaggtatggacattatgagtattctgtaatgccttttggtgtgactaatgcgcctggagtatttatggagtatatgaataggattttccatccgtacctagataagttgttgtggtgtttattgatgacattttggtgtattcgaaatctgaagaagagcatgctgagcatttgagagtggttttagaagttctacgagaaaagaagttatttgctaaactgtctaagtgtgaattttggttggaagaggttagttttcttggtcatgtgatttcaagaggtggtgaattcagagtggatgaggatggtgttttgaaatttggtaatcgggtgtgtattccggatgttaccgaacttaagaagagtattcttgaagaaggacatcgtagtggcttgagtattcatcctggagctacgaagatgtatcatgatttgaagaggttattttggtggccgggaatgaagaaagaaattgcaagttttgtttattcctgtttgacttgtcagaagtcaaagattgagcatcagaagccgtctgggctaatgcaaccgttggctattccagagtggaagtgggatagtatcagtatggattttgtttctggtttaccgaggacaagtaagaattttgaagctatttgggtgattgttgacagattgacaaaatcggctcatttcattccgatcagaatggattatccgttagagagattagctgagttgtatattgagaaaattgtaagtttgcatggtattccgtcgagtattgtttcggacagagatcctagattcacatcgaagttctgggaaggtttgcagagggctttgggaactaagctgagattgagttctgcatatcatccgcagactgatggtcagactgagaggacgattcagtcactagaggatcttttgagggcgtgtgttttggaaaagggaggtgcttgggattgttatttacctttgattgagtttacctacaacaatagttttcattcgagtattggtatggcaccgtttgaagctttgtatggtaggagatgtcggacacctttatgttggtatgagtccggtgagagtgctgtggtgggaccggagattgttcaacagactacggaaaggattaagatgattcaggagaagatgagaattgctcagagtcgtcagaagagttatcatgataagaggaggaagtcacttgagtttcaagagggagatcatgtgtttcttcgtgttactccgataactggtgttggacgagctttgaagtcgaaaaagttgacacctcgatttattggtccttatcagattttggagaggataggagaggtagcctatcgtatcgctttaccgtcgtcgcttgcgaatttgcatgaggtttttcatgtgtctcagctgaggaggtacattcatgatccgtcgcatgtagtccaaatagatgaatatacaggtgagagataacctgactgttgaaacatcacctatgaggattgaggatcgagagttgaagcagttgcggggtaaagagattgccttggtgaaggtagcttggggaggaccagcaggtggcaatgtgacttgggaactggagagtaagatgaaggagtcttacccagagttgttcgcttgaggtatgttttcgaggacgaaaactcttttagtgggggagagttgtgacaccccgataataatatggtaattatttaaattaagttaataatatatttattaatttaattagataattggattattattattattattttggaattattgaattattattattattggaataataatataatttggaaaatatataagttggaataaggaaaaagagtttcattttggaaaataagggtttcacgtgaaactcagagaagcggctgaaagaggaaaagggcaagaggcagagcaagaggaagagggttgaagaagagaagagcttggagcttgaagattcgccggattaactcaggtaaggggggtttatcgtcgtttaatgggtattataggttagcatgtaatgggtagtgataaaccgttgaattgaccctaattgggattgttgaatgctgaaaattgtgatggatatgttgtgtaaaaactggaattgaacctgtaattgagtgtgttgtaatttccctaacgtatagctttttacggaattggaatcggaggtccggaagtcctccaacggcggaaaatgcgaAGAATTCTGCATTatgctttgtgttagcgcaggaactgctgttttgtctgcgttaaccggttaacccagggtgttaaccggttaacattgttgcgaattgtgaaattagtgttgttttgcctgcgttaaccggttaacccagggtgttaaccggttaacactgttgcgttttgccagaaagtgtgtttatgctgcgttaaccggttaacccagggcgttaaccggttaacactgttgaaaagtgagaaaattgacattttaatgttatgtacataattgatgtttggcctatggtagcgtatgatgtgatagggattaattcccgctattttgagcagtataggtattagtagagtgtgctaatactgtggttaattatttaacatgatatgatgttttgatacatattttgatgatgttgatagtatgcataatgttgtgaatgtacatgttatgtatgcattgtgaatggactgttgtatggcttagagtgtgagcatatgtccattgtggattttgttgttgatgttgcattgctagatgattagcatgcatattgtggcctttagggtggtagctaattcccatggtgaggaattagtgagttagtcattttggactgttgttgatgtttgcatgctaggtgattagcgtgcatagcatggcccatttggggtggtagctaattcccatggtgaggaattagtgagtgagtcactaggtctcaaatgagtgggactaatgggcttggtagccgtgcctggatttggacggtgaggtgaactatatgttcacaaagagtcggtaccgcatgcatggagtctcattgcataattgatgtatggcgtataatatgaatggatgtattccagtattatacgtgtgttgtgtgtggtgttgatgttgagtatgattgagttgacattgctgttactgaatgtgtaatctgatttgggtgatgaaatgtgttatttacttagcattacatgatgttttataatgcttattatatcgattgaggaactcacccttacaactatttttcaggtaacgagcaatgagttgagtagaagctaatgcttggagtctagtgtagtctccttagtgggtcgtgctctgatagatgtaacatcgggatgggatgttttattttgttgaataatttcacatgtaatatgttacatgttttacatgattgatgagatttctatccgctgcggtttatgcaaatgtttatgtttggattaataaaagagcatgacagttattgtgttgaactgtgtgacacccttgattgcatattactctgatttacgtaatgttattttaattaaatatttggggtattttagaagggtgttacagttaacgcaagacaaacagcaatttttcacaattcataacagtgttaaccggttaacatcctgggttaaccggttaacgcaagacagaaagctgttcctgcgctaacacgaagcagaatgcagaattccccgcattttccgccgttggaggacttccggacctccgattccaattccgtaagaagctacgttttcggaatatcactacccatccaattacagattcaatttcagttttaacacaacttatccaacacaatttttcagcattcaacatcccaattagggtcaaatcaacggttcatcactacccattacatgttaacccataatacccattaaacgacgataaaccccccttaccttattATTTTGGATCGAAGGTTGCTCTAAGAATCGGATTCCGGAAGTTTTCTTCTCCTTCCCTCTCGTTCGTACAACAGTTCTCAAATTCCTCTTCTGCTCACTTCTCTCCACTGCTgtttttttttttctcttttctatcacttcttttattttctctttattAAATTAACTAAATATCTTAATCTCTAATGGGCCTAATATAACACCTCTCATTTTACTAATTAGCACACAATGATAAGCCCACTTACTCAAATAACACCacaattatattattatttcttataATAATTTCTACGACTTTCGACTAATTTCCGACTAACCACAATAATTACgtaaatattaaaaataacaaataattaTTTTTGGGCGTTACACCTTAACCGTTACAAGGCTCGTTTGGCTGCTTTAGGAAACAAGCAGGAATATGGAATTGATTATGATGAGACATTTGCACCGGTTGCCAAAATGACAACTGTTCGCACGATCATCTCTATAACTGCTTCTAGTGGGTGGTCTcttcatcaaatggatgtgaagaatGCTTTTCTTCATGGTGACCTGACAAAAGATATTTATATGACTCCACCTCAAGGCTTATTCTCTTCATCTAAAGGCGTGTGCAAACTCAAACGCTCCTTATATGGTTTGAAACAGGCACCTAGAGCATGGTACGAGAAATTCCGCTCCACTCTACTTGGATTCTCCTTTACTCAGAGTCAGTATGATTCCTCTTTATTTATTCATAGTACATCTGCGGGCATTGTTCTGCTTCttttgtatgttgatgatatggttATTACTGGTTCTGATCATGCTTCCATTCAGCGACTTAAGCAACAGTTACAGGCCTCATTTCACATGAAAGATTTGGGTAATCTACATTATTTTCTTGGTCTTGAGGTTCATTCTACATCCAAGGGCATCTTTCTCCATCAACACAAATATGCTACAGATCTGATTTCTATGGCTGGTCTCGAATCGGCTAATCCGGTAGATACTCCTCTTGAGGTTAATGTTAAATATCATCGTGATGATGGTGATCTTTTGCCTGATCCCTTATTGTATCGTCAACTTGTGGGTAGCCTCAACTACTTGACTATTACTCGCCCTGACATATCTTTTGTTGTTCAACAAGTAAGTCAATTCATGCATTCTCCTCGCCATCTTCACTTAGCTACGGTTCGTTGTATAATTCGCTACTTAAAGGGAACCTCTCACCGCGGATTATTCTTTTCCGTTGGAATTTCTCTTCAGTTGAGTGCTTATAgtgatgctgattgggcaggGTGTCCTGATACTCGTCGATCTGTTACTGGTTGGTGCATGTTTCTTGGTTCTTCATTGATCTCTTGGAAAAGTAAGAAGCAAGCAAGAGTTTCTAAATCTTCTACTGAATCAGAGTATCGTGCCATGTCTGCTGCTTGTTCAGAAATACTTTGGCTTCGTGGTCTTTTGGCTGAACTTGGATTTCCCCAAATAGAGCCAACTTCACTTTATGCTAATACAAGTGCCATTCAAACTGTTGCAAATCCTGTTTTTCATGAACGCACAAAACATATCGAAGTTGATGGTCATTCAAATCACTATCACAACTGCATCACCATTGATGCCCCCTCAAAAGAGCTATACACAATAATATTGACTTGTTGAAATCTTTTCAGTTTTGCATAGAATAATTATTTTGACATAAATAAACGATGTTCCAATGAGATCACATCTAACCAATTAttgaaaaatacaaaaagaaTAACAACAAAGATACTCAACATATGAATGCTTGGTTCAATGAATAGGATGATCCTTTGTGTATCAGGAAAAATCTCCTATTCTTAAGCTTCTTAAGAGATCCAAATATCCATCATTTTCAGGACTTATGTATCTGCAATGTTTATTACAACAACATATAATCCGTTAGAACATCAATTAATAACAAAAAAAGTAAATAGAAACGTAAATCATTAACAACAGAGTGACAAATTTCTCGAAGAAATACCCGTGTCTAAAGAGGAAGTCAATGATCACGATAGTGCAATTTGGTTTGAAAAACTGTGTCTTGCGGATGACTTCTGCAACTTGCTCAACCGGGATTAACTTGAAGCtttcaacttctccatctgaaGTTTTATTTAGCCAAAGTGTGATCAAGATACCACTTGAAAAGAGAATAAAATTGGAGAATGAGTTTAAAAGGCACACCTATGTTTTTTGGTTCAAAATTTTCGGGAAGTATCAAATCATAGCAGAATAGAACATCTCTTTTGTATCTATATCCTTCGATGTCCTTGTATGAAACGACACCAACTGATTTAGCTCTGCAAGAACAGCAATGAAGAAATAAAAAGAAGTTCAATTAGCTCCTATGAAGTATTGACACAAACGCGGACACCAACATGTCGCACCTGTAATAAAAGTACTTGAATGCAATCATATATGTCAGTGTCATGTCGAACATCAGACACACTTTTAATTTGAAATTGTCGATGTTACGTAGGTTGCGAACCATTCCAGAagaaaaattgaaatttgtgcGGTAAAGGAGGAGAAGGATGAAGGTGTTGCAGTTGCAAACTTACTTAATAGAGATGGACCTGGGAATTCCGGCTTCCTCTTCACATTCCTTTACAACATTTTCCAGACAACCTATTCCATGCGGCTGTGACAGGAGGAGCAATTAACTCAGAAACTCCAAATGATAGTACATATTAACGTAAAGAAAACACTTAGGTCTGTTTTGATTGACTTATTTGAACTTATCAACGCTTGTGAGACTTTTTGTAATTTCTTATGGAAACAATTTTCTACATGTTCGTAAGTTGTTTTCAGCTTATTTTCATAAGCTCTCCGCGATTGTTTAATGAAAACAGCTTGTATGAAAATAGTTTGACTTCAATTACCTTTTACTATAGAAATAGTTCATACATAAACACTTATATGATAAACGCGTATACTATGAACATTTAATTGAGTTGTTCATCCAAACACAGCATAGTGAACTGTTTCAATCCACAAAGTCTTTGAAAGAAATGCTTAACATGTCAAGGCTCAAGTTTGAAATATTAGTTAGTTTATTATGCAAACAGATAAAACAAAACTACAAACCAATCCTCCTGCAACTAGATGATCAAGCATTCCCGGATATGTGGATTTCATGGGACTTCTCTTCCCTATCCATAGGTGTTTCTGCCCGTTCAGCTCAACATAGCCATTCATATGGACTCCATAAACCTAATATTGTAAAATAAGTAAAAAGTTTAAAGATGACATATTATAACAAATGGCGTGATCGCCTTCAAAATAATTCCAACAATAAGATTGCAGAGAGGcggcattcgattccacaaaatATATGCAACTTAGATTATCATTTTTAATTAGACAACGAATTAGTACTTGACTTTTGTACCTTTATGCCAAAATAAGGAGCGGCAGCGCGTTCTAATGAGAAGAAAGCATGTGCGCTAAACGAGGATTTAACCGGATATAGCTGGTAAAAGATAGATAGCAAATGTAGGTTAGGTAGTTTAAGTAATAGAAAAACATCCAATAGAAAAGAATGATGAAAGCTTACATATTCTAAACTTACAAAAAGACTAATACCTCGTTTCGTATACCTGGAATGTGCTCCTCTCCCAAATGCTTGATTACATAACCAACCGCGCTGGTTCTTTCCTCAGCCGTCTTCAGTAATGGATGCAATGTAACATGATAACCAAAGGGGCCTCCACCATTGGGAAAAACAAACACGTCGTTGAAGCCTCGCAAATGTTCAACAAACCTTAACAAATCAAAGTTTAACCAAAGAAACATTCATGAATAACTAAACATAAGATCACACAAGCATCAAACATGTGGAATAAAGAAATGGAGTAAAATTTACCGATTGTGAATAAATCCAACATCGTGGCCCTCAACAATAAACGGAACGAATTCAGATTGTTTGTCCTACAATCAATTCCAAACTCAATAACACAGTTTATGAGTAAACTCTAGTTTGTTGGGATCACTGATCACTTCCCAATAAATTACAATAAACAGAAAACACAAAAAGTAGATCCTATTCCTACACTTCAAAATTAGCTAAACCCAAATTTCATAAATTATGGTATTAATTATAAAGATTAAAACTTTATTGATAGAAAAAAAGTGGGGTGATGCAAAAATGCACAATTGGGTGGTTAAAATTGATTATTACTCACAATTCTCAGTCAAAAGAAAAAAGGGCACAATGTAATAGTAAAGGTAACAACTTTGCTTTGTTTCATTCATTGTTTTCTAAGAaaaccaaacaaaacaaaagagGGGTGATAAAGTAAGAACTCACAGAACCACGGTTGCAGAGTTGGACTTTGTGGAAGTAACCTTGGAGATAAGAAGAAGGGTCGTCTTCTATGGCAGTTTCAGATTCAGAAATGCGAAAAACATCGTCCCACGTGAGTGTGCACGTGCCACCAGTGGCTGAAAGAGAAAAAGAGGGAAAGGTGTGGTAGATGGAAGATGAAGAAAAAAGGTGAGAGGTGATGAAGGATGATAATGGAGAAGAGAAGGGTTTGTAGCAGCAGAAGGTAGGAGCAAACATGTATGTCACTCCTGTCATTTTACGAGCACAACAATGTTTCTGAACAAATTTCTACAGGTTGAGTAAAAAAATGCATGGTTCTGCCTCTCTTAATTAAAAAGTCAGATAATTCACTCATATATTatcaaataataataaaatttatcATATTTGAATAACAACTTCTTATTTAATATACGAAAATCAATTTAGACAAATGTGAAATAAAAtacattataataaaacataaaaaaacataAGAGATGAGTTATTAGAAAAGATGAAAAAAAAATAATAGAAGAGAAAAGAGATTGGAGAAGAAGGTGTATAATAAAAACGAAATTGGAAGAGAGAGCAAcaacataaaaatgagaagatgaaaaagaaagaacataagagacGAGAGATTAAAGAAGAAAAAGCGAGATATACCTGACGAAAaaagatgagaagaatgtgtgatactgTTAGGAAAAATTTGAGTAGGTTGAATTTGAAACCTTAAATGCGAAGAAAAGAAAATCATTTGAAATCGTAAGACATAGGCATAATAGGTTTGAGTTTAGGTTGGATGTGGGTTAACTGAAGTTTAGGTAGTAATGTAATGCAGTTTGTTTTAGTTTGATTCGGTTTGCAAAATAAAAACCGCAAATTGAACTGAACTGCGCAGTTATGTTAAAAAATGATCCAAACACACCCGAACTAAATGCGATTTTTTTACGATTTTCAATTTGGTTTAGTTTGGTTAGTAGTTTTCTCTGGGGCCAGTTTGGCTTTAAACGCCCATGTTTACCGTTGTTTTTGGTAAACAATCATAAGTTTTAATTCACTTACAAACTTAAACTCGAAAAAATCTCACGACATATTGTGCAAAAGAGTTTGAGAAATATGTGTTCATGCTTGGAAATTAAGCATTTGAATGTGAGATAATTGGATGAAAACTTCAAGAACAAAGTGTTGAATTGCTTAAAGATAAAGTAAATAAAAGGAAAAAGATAAAAGTAAATGAATGAAATGCTTAAGTTAAAAATGAGACGCAGATTCATACATTTTCTCAGAAATTCATTATCTCTGTAACTTAGATGTTTGAATTCTATAGAGACTAATAATAAAAATGGTGAACCTTTGTTACAAAGACTAAATCgacttttatatatatatatatatatatatatatatatatatatatatatatatatatatat from Lathyrus oleraceus cultivar Zhongwan6 chromosome 1, CAAS_Psat_ZW6_1.0, whole genome shotgun sequence includes:
- the LOC127116009 gene encoding nudix hydrolase 20, chloroplastic, which codes for MTGVTYMFAPTFCCYKPFSSPLSSFITSHLFSSSSIYHTFPSFSLSATGGTCTLTWDDVFRISESETAIEDDPSSYLQGYFHKVQLCNRGSDKQSEFVPFIVEGHDVGFIHNRFVEHLRGFNDVFVFPNGGGPFGYHVTLHPLLKTAEERTSAVGYVIKHLGEEHIPGIRNELYPVKSSFSAHAFFSLERAAAPYFGIKVYGVHMNGYVELNGQKHLWIGKRSPMKSTYPGMLDHLVAGGLPHGIGCLENVVKECEEEAGIPRSISIKAKSVGVVSYKDIEGYRYKRDVLFCYDLILPENFEPKNIDGEVESFKLIPVEQVAEVIRKTQFFKPNCTIVIIDFLFRHGYISPENDGYLDLLRSLRIGDFS
- the LOC127091953 gene encoding uncharacterized mitochondrial protein AtMg00810-like: MTTVRTIISITASSGWSLHQMDVKNAFLHGDLTKDIYMTPPQGLFSSSKGVCKLKRSLYGLKQAPRAWYEKFRSTLLGFSFTQSQYDSSLFIHSTSAGIVLLLLYVDDMVITGSDHASIQRLKQQLQASFHMKDLGNLHYFLGLEVHSTSKGIFLHQHKYATDLISMAGLESANPVDTPLEVNVKYHRDDGDLLPDPLLYRQLVGSLNYLTITRPDISFVVQQVSQFMHSPRHLHLATVRCIIRYLKGTSHRGLFFSVGISLQLSAYSDADWAGCPDTRRSVTGWCMFLGSSLISWKSKKQARVSKSSTESEYRAMSAACSEILWLRGLLAELGFPQIEPTSLYANTSAIQTVANPVFHERTKHIEVDGHSNHYHNCITIDAPSKELYTIILTC